A window of Corticium candelabrum chromosome 3, ooCorCand1.1, whole genome shotgun sequence contains these coding sequences:
- the LOC134177190 gene encoding uncharacterized skeletal organic matrix protein 5-like, with protein MKVDGNRQTFKYNSNLWSNKETFQPSNLDLDDKETKLASYWTLPFTELRLGMKIKGKTRWITFSYTASSLYSLIADGQYKPTSIGESKWRSLLPRTSLQRNCKKEGFNAKSSHRNSVSKHSLARLGFIGNQEKNCQTPDSFLGFGTRYRSVRNSAGNYATLLPDNGDVNIRAIGYIMAR; from the exons ATGAAGGTAGATGGAAATCGGCAAACGTTTAAATACAACAGCAACTTGTGGTCGAACAAGGAAACATTTCAACCAAGTAACTTGGATTTGGATGACAAAGAAACGAAACTGGCTTCATATTGGACACTACCATTTACTGAACTTCGTCTGGGAATGAAAATAAAAGGAAAGACCAGATGGATCACCTTCAGCTATACCGCATCATCTCTCTACAGTCTTATTGCTGATGGACAATACAAGCCGACGAGTATTGGTGAGAGTAAGTGGAGAAGTTTACTGCCAAGGACATCTTTGCAGAGAAATTGCAAAAAG GAAGGATTCAATGCAAAGAGTAGTCACCGTAACAGCGTCTCGAAACATTCACTAGCTCGATTGGGATTTATTGGTAACCAAGAGAAGAACTGTCAAACACCGGACTCTTTCCTTGGTTTTGGAACAAGGTACAGATCAGTCCGAAATAGTGCTGGAAACTATGCTACACTTTTACCAGACAACGGTGATGTAAACATCAGAGCAATTGGCTACATCATGGCACGTTGA
- the LOC134177303 gene encoding uncharacterized protein LOC134177303, translating into MTMQRLPLFVLLPLMSTATAQTDAYDTEINGCKGCCSLTISDIHGAPGVPGGPGVPGEEGQKGDKGDNGAKGEQGRIGLAGQRGSPGRLNLNLCFRDVTGMMRYNQQVIEYCDGTKWLTLVLTIGTSHLLPAVSCQQVASTYKSISYNGQYWIKPTAVHPPFQTFCDAREGWTLIMKIDGNKQTFDYNNQLWSNKETFQLNNLDLDDKETKLASYWTLPFTELRLGMKVDGTTKWITFRYTASSLYSLIADGQYRNTSIGETKWRSLLPRSSLQRNCNREGFNAKSSNSNNVLNHSLARLGFIANQENNCQSPDSFFGFGTRYKSARNSAGNYVTISPDNGALNIRAIGYIMAR; encoded by the exons ATGACGATGCAGCGATTGCCACTCTTCGTGCTCCTACCACTGATGTCAACGGCTACTGCTCAAACGGACGCATACGACACG GAAATCAATGGCTGCAAGGGCTGCTGCTCAC TAACAATATCAGACATTCACGGTGCTCCCGGTGTTCCTGGCGGTCCTGGCGTTCCCGGAGAGGAAGGGCAGAAAGGTGACAAAG GTGATAATGGCGCAAAAGGCGAGCAAGGAAGAATCGGATTGGCTGGACAAAGAGGATCGCCAGGGCGTCTTAATCTAAATTTGTGCTTTAGAGACGTAACAG GGATGATGCGATATAACCAACAAGTGATAGAGTACTGTGACGGCACCAAATGGTTAACTCTAGTTTTAACAATTGGTACATCACATCTGCTGCCAGCAGTATCATGTCAGCAAGTAGCAAGTACGTACAAATCAATTTCCTACAATGGACAATATTGGATTAAACCAACTGCCGTCCACCCACCATTCCAG ACATTCTGTGATGCGAGAGAAGGTTGGACATTGATCATGAAAATAGATGGGAATAAGCAAACGTTTGACTACAACAACCAGTTGTGGTCAAACAAGGAGACGTTTCAATTAAATAACCTGGACTtggatgacaaagaaacaaaattgGCTTCTTATTGGACTCTACCATTTACTGAACTTCGTCTGGGAATGAAAGTAGATGGGACAACCAAATGGATCACTTTCAGATATACCGCATCATCTCTCTACAGCCTTATTGCTGATGGACAGTACAGGAACACAAGTATTGGTGAAACCAAGTGGAGAAGTTTGCTGCCAAGGTCGTCACTTCAAAGAAATTGTAACAGG GAAGGATTCAATGCAAAGAGTAGTAACAGTAACAACGTCTTGAATCATTCACTAGCTCGATTGGGATTTATTGCTAACCAAGAGAACAACTGTCAGTCGCCGGACTCTTTCTTTGGTTTTGGAACAAGGTACAAATCAGCCCGAAATAGTGCTGGAAACTATGTTACAATTTCCCCGGACAACGGTGCTCTAAACATCAGAGCAATTGGCTACATCATGGCACGTTGA